Genomic DNA from Bacteroides zhangwenhongii:
ATGTTCTAACAAATTCAGCTTGGCGAGCATAAATTCACGTTCAATGGCCGTATGTGCAAGCTCTTCCAACAAGTGTATACCATCAGCATACCATTTGGGAGCGTTAAACATACTGTACGGACGTATCTCGAACTCTACATTTTCGAGCAACGGCACGCGCACACCCGCAATTTTCTTCACGCCAAGATGAACATCATTCACCTTTATTAATGAAGCATCAAACTCATTCCAAAGGGCGAACATGGCTTCATAGGCTTGAATCTGTTCTTCGAGCCTATCCTCCAGATCGGCAGCTTCCGTTTTACAGCGTTTCACTTCCATGCGGAGGGCGCTTTCCTTATTCTTGATGATAGGAAGCGTGCGCACCCGCACTTTCAGTTGCTTTTCGAGCTGCTGAAGAGAGGTCTTGTTATATTGAAACTTTATAGCCACGTTGTCAATTACTAATTATAAATTATTAATTACAAGTTTATTATTATTCGCCTTTTGGCCAGTATTGATCCACCAAGTCTTTCTTGATATTTACTTCTTCCGGACGGAAGTACTTGCCGAACAAGCCCCAAGCCACATCCAGCATTTCAGTAGTATCCAGATTGACATCGATAGCCAACAACTGATTGGAATAATCTTTTGCAAAAGCCAGCGTACGCTCGTCGTAGTTCGTCAAGTCGAAACCGTTTTCCATCTTTGTCTTGGCGTTAGCGGCGTCGGCATACAGACGTACAGCTGCATTCATCACCTGTGGATGGTCTTTACGCGTCTTTTTCCCGGTAACCAACTGTTTCAAACGAGACAATGAACGGAACGGGTCAACAATAACCTTACCGATATCACTGTCACGACGCAAGAACAACTGACCTTCGGTGATGTAACCCGTATTATCAGGTACAGCGTGTGTAATATCTCCACCGGACAACGTAGTCACTGCGATAATAGTAATTGAACCACCGGAAGGGAACTGCACCGCTTTTTCGTAAATCTTTGCCAAATCCGAATAAAGCGAACCCGGCATAGAGTCTTTCGAAGGAATCTGATCCATACGGTTGGATACGATAGCCAACGCATCGGCGTAACTGGTCATATCCGTCAACAGTACCAAGACTTTCTCGTTATTATTTACAGCGAAATACTCCGCTGCAGTCAATGCCATATCCGGAATCAACAGACGTTCCACCGGAGGATTCTCGGTTGTATTCATAAAACTCACGATACGGTCGAGCGCACCAGCATTAGAGAACACATTCTTAAAGTACAGATAGTCATCATTCGTCATACCCATACCGCCGAGAATAATCTTATCCGTTTCGGCACGCAACGCCACGTTTGCCATAACCTGGTTGAAAGGCTGGTCCGGGTCGGCGAAGAACGGAATCTTCTGACCGGACACCAACGTATTGTTCAAATCGATACCGGCAATACCTGTTGCAATCAGTTCCGACGGCTGTTTACGTCGAACCGGATTCACAGAAGGTCCGCCAATCTCCACTTCCTGGCCTTCAATTTCCGGACCTC
This window encodes:
- a CDS encoding V-type ATP synthase subunit D; its protein translation is MAIKFQYNKTSLQQLEKQLKVRVRTLPIIKNKESALRMEVKRCKTEAADLEDRLEEQIQAYEAMFALWNEFDASLIKVNDVHLGVKKIAGVRVPLLENVEFEIRPYSMFNAPKWYADGIHLLEELAHTAIEREFMLAKLNLLEHARKKTTQKVNLFEKVQIPGYQDALRKIKRFMEDEENLSKSSQKIMKSHQEKRKEVEA
- a CDS encoding V-type ATP synthase subunit B is translated as MATKAFQKIYTKITQITKATCSLKATGVGYDELATVDGKLAQVVKIAGDDVTLQVFEGTEGIPTNAEVVFLGKSPTLKVSEQLAGRFFNAFGDPIDGGPEIEGQEVEIGGPSVNPVRRKQPSELIATGIAGIDLNNTLVSGQKIPFFADPDQPFNQVMANVALRAETDKIILGGMGMTNDDYLYFKNVFSNAGALDRIVSFMNTTENPPVERLLIPDMALTAAEYFAVNNNEKVLVLLTDMTSYADALAIVSNRMDQIPSKDSMPGSLYSDLAKIYEKAVQFPSGGSITIIAVTTLSGGDITHAVPDNTGYITEGQLFLRRDSDIGKVIVDPFRSLSRLKQLVTGKKTRKDHPQVMNAAVRLYADAANAKTKMENGFDLTNYDERTLAFAKDYSNQLLAIDVNLDTTEMLDVAWGLFGKYFRPEEVNIKKDLVDQYWPKGE